Proteins encoded by one window of Deinococcus metalli:
- a CDS encoding helicase-related protein, translating to MPTIYDNIDKHLLPELQATLTQAQGADFSIGYFNLRGWRALACQVEAWAGGSVCRILIGMQRPDRENLETLFGLRGDEPVDRARLLQARRELIEDFRRQLTVGLPKTADETALRDLIRHIRQGKVQVKLFLRHPLHAKLYLVRRADHKAPLIGYVGSSNLTFSGLSGQGELNLDVVEQDAALKLEAWFADRWADRFCIELTDELLNILEESWASTELRSPYHIYLKVAYHLSREARAGIAEFQLPRNFPTPLFEFQTAAVKIAAHHLVNRGGVMIGDVVGLGKTMMASALIRTMEDQYFDTLILCPVNLVPMWEQYRRDYGLRAEVMAQSQARSKLPDLRRYRLVVIDESHNLRNREGKTYAAIRDYIARNDSHVVLLTATPYNKTYLDLSSQLRLFLPEERDIGIRPEAYLRTISDGEIGFVRKHQCAVRSIRAFEHSDSADDWRDLMRLFLVRRTRTFIQNNYTEFDEARQRSYLAYPSGQRYYFPVRKPRTLAFPVDDQYASLYSTHVVDVIDGLRLPRYGLGNYVTPLLEHSPSAAELNTLKDLSRAGERLKGFVRTNFFKRLESSGFAFLQSVERHIRRNGVLLHALANGLPVPVGSQDAALLDSIDEDESSVVIDVVDADDTARLSDEGTQVSYGDVYQMFSGQYHTRFKWLPASLFTPALSEDLQADNAALQEILAAAGRWQAQADAKLTTLHNLLTGQHGQDKVLIFTQFADTARYLERELTGRGVGKLASVTGESRSPTELARRFAPQGQRVQDELRVLIATDVLSEGQNLQDAFVVVNYDLPWAIIRLIQRAGRVDRIGQQSDTVHAYSFIPSDGVEKLIGLRARVSSRLRDAGQVVGGDEAFFDDEEAASDLRDLYNEKAGILDEAGDGEVDLASEAYQIWKNATDADPGLLHLIPKLPSVVYATRAHTATPTQPGGALVYLRTPQGNDALAWLDEHGGSVTESQIAILRAAACHPATPALPPLPNHHELVERAARRVVEEEASGSAGALGTPGSTRRKLYERLKHIQDTREGSLFTDPELKTVLEDLLAAPLQESARNTLGGHFRTRIGDDALIRLVVQLQQEGRLTVPTDDLRHSEPEILCSLGLTPM from the coding sequence TTGCCAACCATTTACGACAACATTGACAAGCACCTGCTGCCCGAACTCCAGGCCACCCTGACCCAGGCGCAAGGTGCGGATTTCAGCATCGGGTACTTCAATCTCCGGGGCTGGCGGGCGCTCGCGTGTCAGGTTGAGGCGTGGGCAGGGGGATCGGTCTGCCGAATTCTGATTGGGATGCAGCGCCCCGACCGCGAGAACTTGGAAACACTGTTCGGCCTGCGAGGTGACGAACCAGTCGACCGAGCCAGGCTGCTTCAGGCGCGGCGGGAGCTGATCGAGGACTTCAGGAGGCAGCTCACTGTTGGGCTGCCCAAGACCGCCGACGAGACGGCCCTTCGTGACTTGATCCGCCATATTCGGCAAGGCAAAGTGCAGGTCAAGCTGTTTCTGCGCCATCCTCTCCACGCCAAGCTGTATCTGGTGCGGCGGGCCGATCACAAGGCCCCGCTTATCGGATACGTGGGCAGCTCGAACCTGACCTTCTCCGGCCTGAGTGGGCAGGGAGAGCTCAACCTGGACGTGGTGGAGCAGGACGCCGCCCTAAAGCTGGAAGCATGGTTCGCCGACCGCTGGGCTGACCGCTTCTGCATAGAGTTGACGGACGAACTCCTGAATATCTTGGAAGAAAGCTGGGCCTCAACGGAACTGCGCTCGCCGTACCACATCTACCTGAAGGTGGCCTACCACCTCTCGCGGGAAGCGCGGGCAGGCATCGCAGAGTTTCAGTTGCCGCGCAACTTTCCCACTCCTCTCTTTGAATTTCAGACTGCTGCGGTCAAGATCGCCGCGCATCACCTGGTCAACCGGGGCGGCGTGATGATTGGGGACGTGGTCGGCCTGGGCAAGACCATGATGGCGAGCGCGCTGATCCGCACGATGGAGGATCAATACTTCGACACCCTGATCCTCTGCCCGGTCAACCTGGTGCCGATGTGGGAGCAGTACCGCCGGGACTACGGCCTGCGAGCCGAGGTCATGGCCCAGAGCCAGGCCCGCAGCAAGTTGCCCGACCTGCGCCGCTACCGCCTCGTGGTCATTGATGAAAGCCACAACCTGCGCAACCGCGAGGGCAAGACCTACGCGGCCATTCGGGACTACATCGCCCGCAACGACAGCCACGTGGTGCTGCTGACCGCCACGCCCTACAACAAGACGTACTTGGATCTGTCCAGCCAGCTCCGGCTGTTTCTTCCTGAAGAACGCGACATCGGCATCCGCCCGGAAGCCTACCTGCGCACCATCTCCGACGGCGAGATCGGGTTCGTCCGCAAGCACCAGTGCGCTGTGCGTTCCATCCGCGCGTTCGAGCACAGTGACTCCGCAGACGACTGGCGTGACCTGATGCGGCTGTTCCTGGTGCGCCGCACCCGGACGTTCATCCAGAACAACTACACCGAGTTCGACGAGGCCCGGCAGCGTTCCTACCTGGCCTATCCCAGTGGACAGCGGTACTACTTCCCAGTGCGCAAGCCCCGTACGCTGGCTTTCCCGGTCGATGACCAATATGCCTCGCTGTACAGCACGCACGTGGTGGACGTGATCGATGGTCTGCGCCTGCCCCGCTACGGCCTGGGCAACTACGTCACCCCGCTGCTAGAACATAGCCCCAGCGCCGCAGAACTGAATACGCTCAAAGACCTCTCGCGGGCGGGAGAGCGGCTCAAGGGATTCGTCCGAACCAACTTCTTCAAGCGACTGGAGAGCAGCGGCTTCGCCTTCCTGCAATCCGTCGAGCGACATATCCGCCGCAATGGGGTGCTGCTCCATGCCCTGGCCAATGGCCTGCCCGTGCCGGTGGGATCACAGGACGCAGCCCTGCTGGATTCCATCGATGAGGACGAGAGTAGCGTCGTCATTGATGTGGTCGATGCCGACGACACTGCTCGGCTGAGCGACGAGGGGACGCAGGTCAGCTACGGCGACGTGTACCAGATGTTCTCCGGTCAGTACCACACCCGCTTCAAGTGGCTGCCCGCCTCACTGTTCACGCCTGCCCTGAGCGAGGATCTTCAGGCCGACAACGCCGCGCTGCAGGAGATCCTGGCTGCTGCCGGCCGCTGGCAGGCGCAGGCGGACGCAAAACTGACGACGCTGCACAACCTCCTCACCGGGCAGCACGGCCAGGACAAGGTGCTGATCTTCACGCAGTTTGCCGACACGGCCCGCTACCTGGAACGGGAACTGACAGGCCGTGGGGTGGGCAAGCTGGCCTCGGTCACTGGTGAGAGCCGCAGTCCCACGGAACTGGCCCGCCGCTTTGCCCCGCAAGGACAGCGCGTTCAGGACGAACTGCGCGTGCTGATCGCCACTGACGTCCTGTCGGAAGGCCAGAACCTCCAGGACGCCTTCGTGGTGGTGAACTATGACCTGCCCTGGGCGATCATCCGCCTGATTCAGCGCGCAGGGCGCGTTGACCGCATCGGGCAGCAGTCGGATACCGTCCACGCCTACTCGTTCATTCCTTCTGACGGTGTGGAGAAGTTGATTGGCCTGCGGGCCCGCGTCAGCAGCCGCCTGCGGGATGCCGGGCAGGTGGTGGGCGGCGACGAGGCCTTCTTCGACGACGAGGAGGCGGCCAGCGACCTCCGTGATCTGTATAACGAGAAGGCCGGGATACTGGACGAGGCGGGCGACGGCGAGGTCGATCTGGCGAGCGAGGCGTACCAGATTTGGAAGAACGCTACTGACGCTGATCCTGGTCTGCTCCACCTGATTCCGAAGCTGCCGAGCGTGGTGTACGCGACCCGCGCCCATACGGCCACGCCCACCCAGCCCGGTGGGGCCCTGGTGTACCTGCGTACGCCGCAGGGCAACGACGCACTGGCCTGGCTGGACGAACACGGGGGCAGCGTCACGGAGAGCCAAATTGCCATCCTGCGGGCAGCAGCCTGTCATCCGGCCACACCCGCCCTGCCGCCCCTGCCCAACCATCACGAGCTGGTGGAACGCGCGGCCCGCCGGGTGGTCGAGGAAGAAGCCTCTGGCAGCGCCGGGGCACTGGGCACCCCCGGCAGCACCCGCCGCAAGCTGTACGAGCGCCTCAAGCACATTCAGGACACCCGCGAGGGGTCGCTGTTCACCGACCCGGAGCTGAAGACGGTGCTGGAAGACCTGCTAGCCGCGCCCCTTCAGGAGAGCGCCCGCAACACCCTCGGCGGTCACTTCCGCACCCGCATTGGCGATGATGCGCTGATCCGGCTGGTGGTGCAGCTTCAGCAGGAAGGCCGCCTGACCGTTCCCACTGATGACCTTCGCCATTCCGAGCCGGAGATTCTCTGCTCTCTGGGCCTGACCCCGATGTAA
- a CDS encoding Eco57I restriction-modification methylase domain-containing protein — protein MTDQAPTPQALRKALQAPDPRPLFEELGWDNPNSGPISEEADGQPFTFTPVARKVNFVVYRASPAEGGKIPGRDVIRKLERKLDAKAAERLVIYSTASGEQALWVRHKKEQGKAASLYTVEYKRGLRNEALVHYLKSLYVSLDEDLDGLTTIDVARKASNIEIEKVTKKFYKEFDRVRKAFVTQIDGVAGDDREHYAGLTLNRLMFVYFIQKKEYLDGDTSYLQNRLKRVQAQRGSGQFQSFYRAFLLRLFHEGLGALPHDAGLTALIGKVPYLNGGLFEEHRIEQENTTIEIPDQAFEKVFAFFDGWRWTIDESARAEADEAGKPEINPDVLGYIFEQYINNKQMGAYYTKEDITEYISKNTILPFVLERTRENCRVAFEGEHTVWDLLRENPDRYIHAAVRKGSEYELPDHIKAGLDPDQPDLLEKRKAWNRKADEEYALPTEIWREVVARHTRYAEVRGKLERGEVHSVSDLITLNLDIITFAQDVIRYAEGPELIRALWKAITTVTVLDPTCGSGAFLFAAAGILAPLYHQCLDSMTSQVVALPEGDKRLPDFREVLAEQAQHDRQYYVLKQIIIRNLYGVDIMAEAVEIAKLRLFLKLMAFSQKDDRKPNLGLEPLPDIDFNIRAGNTLVGYATRDEAEKAVTGRLLGTSGITWEQIEEKAGDIDRLEQMFREQQLSHGGQVTPEDKRELRRRLGELETLLNGYLAADYGIDEKKKPGSFEAWRENHQPFHWFIEFHNVMSRGGFDSVIGNPPYVEYAQVRRQYTIDNYKTGESGNLYAFTFERCIKITRDGGLVGLVVPHSIAATYRMEELQKLVLSKNMVHFSFFSRRPGKLFNGADQCVSIVIMENSIGDKKISTTDYYRWYTEARDYIFENLAYETVDIEEIYKKYKAVPKLQNSDARTVLEKISSHAPMSLTMSGDNGNFYAHRIARYFIKSTCYIPFFRNEKDGIKRSDDYKQYKADSSKSARIMSAIVNSSLFYLYWRMMYDGYHCGKENIESFPISIRNLSDYQRDLLFEASEEIDASYQRNSKRKKVVYKSTGEVEYDEFEAKKSKESFDKVDFILANVYNFSTGELDYIINYDIKYRLGADAEGED, from the coding sequence ATGACCGATCAAGCCCCGACCCCGCAGGCCCTGCGCAAAGCGCTGCAAGCCCCTGACCCACGTCCCCTCTTTGAGGAACTTGGCTGGGACAACCCCAACAGTGGCCCGATCAGTGAGGAGGCCGACGGACAGCCCTTCACCTTCACGCCGGTGGCCCGCAAGGTCAACTTCGTGGTGTACCGCGCCAGCCCCGCCGAAGGGGGGAAGATTCCCGGCAGGGACGTGATCCGCAAGCTGGAGCGCAAGCTGGATGCCAAGGCGGCCGAACGGCTGGTGATCTACAGCACGGCAAGCGGAGAACAGGCCCTCTGGGTGCGGCACAAGAAGGAGCAGGGCAAAGCGGCCAGCCTCTACACCGTCGAGTACAAGCGCGGCCTGCGCAACGAGGCCCTGGTTCACTACCTGAAGAGCCTGTACGTCAGTCTGGACGAGGATCTGGACGGCCTCACCACCATTGATGTGGCCCGTAAGGCAAGCAACATCGAGATTGAGAAGGTTACCAAGAAGTTCTACAAAGAGTTCGACCGGGTCAGGAAAGCGTTCGTGACTCAGATCGACGGCGTCGCGGGGGATGATCGGGAGCATTACGCGGGCCTGACGCTCAACCGCCTCATGTTCGTGTACTTCATCCAGAAAAAGGAATATCTGGATGGCGATACCAGCTACCTGCAAAACCGCCTGAAAAGAGTGCAGGCGCAGCGTGGCAGCGGGCAGTTCCAGAGCTTTTACCGGGCGTTCCTGCTGCGGCTGTTTCACGAAGGTCTGGGAGCGCTACCGCACGATGCCGGGCTGACCGCCCTGATCGGTAAGGTGCCCTACCTGAACGGCGGCCTGTTCGAAGAGCACCGGATCGAGCAGGAAAACACCACCATCGAAATTCCCGATCAGGCCTTCGAGAAGGTCTTCGCCTTCTTCGACGGCTGGCGCTGGACGATTGATGAGAGCGCCCGGGCCGAGGCCGATGAGGCCGGCAAGCCCGAGATCAACCCGGACGTGCTGGGTTACATCTTCGAGCAGTACATCAACAACAAGCAGATGGGCGCGTACTACACCAAAGAAGACATCACCGAATACATCAGCAAGAACACCATCCTCCCCTTCGTGCTCGAACGTACCCGCGAGAACTGCCGGGTGGCCTTCGAAGGTGAGCATACGGTCTGGGACTTATTGAGGGAAAACCCTGACCGCTACATCCATGCCGCCGTTCGTAAGGGCAGCGAGTACGAACTGCCCGATCACATCAAAGCGGGCCTCGACCCCGACCAACCCGACCTGCTGGAAAAGCGCAAGGCATGGAACAGGAAAGCGGACGAGGAGTACGCCCTGCCCACCGAAATCTGGCGGGAAGTGGTGGCCCGGCACACCCGTTACGCCGAAGTACGCGGCAAATTGGAACGCGGTGAAGTGCACAGCGTCTCCGACCTGATCACGCTGAACCTGGACATCATCACCTTTGCGCAGGATGTGATCCGCTACGCCGAGGGGCCAGAACTGATCCGCGCCCTCTGGAAAGCCATCACGACGGTCACCGTGCTCGATCCCACCTGCGGGAGCGGCGCGTTCCTATTCGCTGCCGCAGGCATCCTGGCCCCGCTGTACCACCAGTGTCTGGATAGCATGACATCACAGGTGGTGGCCCTGCCCGAAGGCGACAAGAGGCTGCCCGATTTCCGCGAGGTGCTGGCCGAGCAGGCGCAGCACGACCGGCAGTACTACGTGCTCAAGCAGATCATCATCCGCAACCTGTACGGCGTGGACATCATGGCCGAGGCGGTAGAAATCGCCAAGCTGCGCCTGTTCCTGAAGCTGATGGCCTTCAGCCAGAAGGACGACCGCAAGCCCAACCTGGGCCTGGAGCCCCTGCCCGACATCGACTTCAACATCCGCGCAGGCAATACGCTGGTGGGCTACGCCACGCGAGACGAGGCCGAAAAAGCAGTGACTGGTCGATTGCTGGGCACCAGCGGCATTACCTGGGAGCAGATCGAGGAAAAAGCCGGGGACATTGACCGGCTGGAACAGATGTTCCGCGAGCAGCAACTCAGCCACGGCGGACAGGTGACGCCGGAAGACAAGCGGGAACTGCGCCGCCGCCTGGGCGAACTGGAAACCCTGCTAAACGGTTACCTGGCCGCCGATTACGGTATTGACGAGAAAAAGAAGCCGGGCAGCTTTGAGGCTTGGCGTGAGAACCATCAGCCCTTCCACTGGTTTATTGAATTTCACAACGTGATGAGCCGGGGCGGGTTCGATAGCGTAATCGGGAATCCACCCTATGTGGAATACGCGCAAGTGCGACGGCAATACACGATTGACAACTATAAAACCGGAGAATCCGGCAATCTATACGCATTTACTTTTGAAAGATGTATAAAAATAACACGTGATGGCGGACTGGTCGGTTTAGTTGTGCCACATTCAATAGCAGCCACGTACAGAATGGAAGAGTTACAGAAATTAGTGTTAAGCAAAAATATGGTTCATTTCTCTTTCTTCAGCCGCCGCCCCGGTAAATTGTTTAACGGCGCCGATCAGTGTGTTTCAATCGTTATCATGGAAAATAGCATTGGTGACAAAAAAATATCTACCACAGATTATTATAGATGGTACACTGAGGCAAGAGATTATATCTTTGAAAATCTTGCATACGAAACTGTAGACATAGAAGAAATTTACAAAAAGTATAAGGCCGTTCCAAAATTACAGAACAGTGATGCAAGAACTGTACTTGAAAAAATATCATCTCATGCGCCAATGTCTCTCACAATGAGCGGAGACAACGGAAACTTTTATGCGCATAGAATAGCGAGGTATTTTATCAAATCGACATGCTACATACCATTTTTTAGAAACGAAAAAGATGGTATCAAAAGATCGGACGATTACAAGCAATATAAAGCTGATAGCAGTAAATCGGCGCGCATAATGTCCGCGATAGTAAATTCTAGCCTATTCTATCTATATTGGAGAATGATGTATGACGGATATCATTGCGGAAAGGAGAATATTGAAAGCTTCCCAATAAGCATAAGAAATTTAAGCGACTATCAGAGGGATCTATTATTTGAAGCGTCGGAAGAAATAGACGCTTCCTATCAGAGAAATTCAAAACGAAAGAAGGTTGTTTACAAGTCAACAGGAGAAGTGGAATACGACGAGTTTGAAGCGAAGAAATCCAAGGAATCTTTTGATAAGGTTGATTTCATTCTCGCGAATGTTTATAACTTCTCCACCGGTGAACTTGACTACATCATCAACTACGACATCAAATACCGCCTTGGCGCGGATGCCGAGGGCGAAGATTGA